The Longimicrobium sp. genome includes the window CGTCGGACCGCATCCACGCGCGCTACCGGCACTACCCGCCCGACCACCTGCTGCGGGGGGACGGGGGCGCGCTTCCGGGGGGTGGCGGGTGGGAGTGGATCCTCACGCCGGGCCACTCGCCGGGGCACGTGACGGTCTATCACCCGGACCGGCGCATCCTGATCGCGGGCGACCACGTGCTGCCGCGCATCTCTCCCAACATCGGCGCGGACCTGTACGCCGAGAACCCGCTGGCGGACTACCTGGCCTCGCTGGGGCGGCTGCGCGAGCTGCCGGTAGACCTCGTGCTTCCCTCGCACGGCGAGCCGTTCGCGGACCTGCCGGGGCGGATCGACGGCATCCTGGCGCACCACGACGCGCGAAACACGCAAACGGTGGAGCTGCTCACCCGGCCGATGACGGCGTTCGAGGTGACGCTGCGCCTGTTCCCCGACCTTCCGCCGGACAACTTCCTGCACGCGCTGCGCGAGGCCCGCGCGCACCTGATCTACCTGGAAAGCGTGAGCCGAGTGGGGCGCGACACGCGCGGCGGCGCCGAGGTCTGGCACCGGGACTGACGGGGCCCCGCCCCCGGCCCCTCCCCGCACAAACTACGTGCGGAGAGGGGAGAACTTCGATCGGGGTTCGACGGGTGCTTCGCAACCCGCGGCAGCCCCCTCCCCCATCCCCCTTCCCCCGCTGCGCAGGCTACCCATTACCCACATCTTTGTATCGGGCCAGGGACGCCCAAAACCAAGGTGACAGCAGGGGTTTGGCCCTCATCTGCGTCCACTCGGGAGACGGAGCAGCGCGCATTCCGGTGCGTAGACGCCACACACTCCTACGTCGACG containing:
- a CDS encoding MBL fold metallo-hydrolase, with translation MAPGVHRLSVPLPFPPSEVAAWVIEGDDGHVLVDTGIDTPPARDALREGAGQIGVTRESLRHVVLTHAHIDHYGLAGPVREWSGATLSIHEREEALATRWVNGWAQDRPSVERSFLTGGIPAEVARQLLEASDRIHARYRHYPPDHLLRGDGGALPGGGGWEWILTPGHSPGHVTVYHPDRRILIAGDHVLPRISPNIGADLYAENPLADYLASLGRLRELPVDLVLPSHGEPFADLPGRIDGILAHHDARNTQTVELLTRPMTAFEVTLRLFPDLPPDNFLHALREARAHLIYLESVSRVGRDTRGGAEVWHRD